Proteins from a single region of Apium graveolens cultivar Ventura unplaced genomic scaffold, ASM990537v1 ctg4715, whole genome shotgun sequence:
- the LOC141702169 gene encoding uncharacterized protein LOC141702169 codes for MSLKEALTWIKTLRTRKIMFESYAKLLVDAFQGRKGKSIFDMRVEDCKELFKHFDEVLFVFVHQSANQVAHALAQTAYSMSGPKEWCYAAPDFIRCNIALEGI; via the coding sequence ATGAGCCTAAAAGAAGCGTTGACGTGGATTAAAACTTTGAGAACAAGGAAGATTATGTTTGAGTCATATGCTAAACTCCTAGTGGATGCGTTTCAAGGGAGGAAAGGAAAATCTATATTTGATATGCGTGTGGAAGATTGTAAGGAGTTGTTTAAACACTTTGATGAAGTGTTATTTGTTTTTGTTCATCAATCTGCGAATCAAGTAGCCCATGCATTAGCTCAGACAGCTTATTCAATGTCAGGTCCTAAAGAGTGGTGTTATGCTGCTCCTGATTTTATTCGATGTAATATTGCCCTTGAGGGTATTTGA